DNA sequence from the Deltaproteobacteria bacterium CG11_big_fil_rev_8_21_14_0_20_49_13 genome:
GGCCTTTATATTATTCTCTTCCGCCATCTTTTTAAGCGATAAAAGAAGGTCGTCACCGGCATCTAACCTTGCGGCTACGCTTTTGACCACTTTGCAACACCTGTATTCCATAAGAACCTCCTTGCCCCTAGTTATATCGAGGGGCTTGACATGATCGGAATATATCTCTAATCATTATAGTCAATGAAAATATATAACACCTTAACCAAGAAGATCGTCGAATTTACGCCCATCGACCCGCCCAACGTGAACATGTACGTCTGCGGCATCACCGCCTACGATTCATGCCACATGGGGCACGCCAGAGCGGCCGTGGCGTTCGACATGGTCGTTAGATACCTGAAGTTCAATGGTTACAAGGTAAAGTTCGCGAAGAACTATACCGACATCGACGACAAGATAATCAATCGGGCGAACAAAGAAGGACGCAACTGGAAAGAGCTGGCCGAATTTTACATCAAGGAATATGCGGAAGATATGGCGGGCTTGGGAAATTTAAGACCCGATATCGAGCCTCGCGCAACGGACCATATCCCCGAAATGATAGCGACCATACAGAAGCTCTTCGATAAGGGTCTTGCCTATCAGACAAAGAGCGGCATCTATTTTAGTGTGCGCAAGTTCCCTTCTTACGGAAAACTTTCCGGCAAGAACATAGAGGACCTCGAATCGGGCGCGCGCGTGAGCGTTGATGAAGAAAAGAACGATCCATTGGACTTCGCTCTTTGGAAGGCCTCCAAACCCGGCGAACCCGAATGGGCGTCACCGTGGGGCAAAGGCAGACCGGGATGGCATATCGAGTGTTCGGCCATGAGCTCTAAATATCTGGGGCAACCTTTTGATATCCATGGCGGCGGAAGTGATCTCATCTTCCCTCACCACGAGAACGAAATAGCGCAGGCCGAAGGCGCATGCGACTGCCAGTTCGTCAAATACTGGCTCCACAACGGTTTCATAAATATCAACGCCGAAAAGATGAGCAAGAGTCTTGGTAATTTCCTGACGATAAGGGAGATAAGAAAGCGCCACGACTTTGAGGCGGTGCGATATTTCCTGCTTTCGAGCAATTACCGTTCCGCCATCGACTACACAGATGCGGCTATTTCAGAGGCGGCGGTGGCGGTCGACAGGTTCTATGAGATGGCGGCAAGGATGCCGAAGCTGGAAGCAGGAAGCAAGAAGCAGGAGGCAGGAAAAACACCGCCGGAAAAAGAGCTGGCGGAAGCTTTAAACGCGGCTGAAAAGAAGATAACCGACTTCATGGATGACGATCTTAACTCATCCGGCGCGTTCGGCGTTGTATTTGAGCTTGTAAGGCTCACAAATAAATATCTGGATACCGCCTGTCATCCTGAAGGAGCCAAAGCGACCGAAGGATCCCCCGACTTCACTCGCCAGATCTCCTCCAAATGGCATGAGATCGCCGGCATCTTTAATGCCATTTTCGGGATATTTGGAAGCGAACCGCAAGGGTACCAGAATCGCCGCAAGAATATCGCCACATCCTCAAAGGGCGTTGATACCGCGGCAGTAGAAACCCTCATCGCCGACCGCGCCACCGCACGAAAGGCAAAAGACTTTGCATCGGCCGACGCCATAAAAAAACAGCTGACTGATATGGGCGTCGAGTTCAAGGACAAACCGGACGGAACGACGGAGTGGAAGGTTAAAAGGTAAAATAGATGAAAAGTGAATTATTCAAGCCTGACCCTTGTGTACTCAAATGTTCAATTCGGAATCCCGAATGTCTGGATAGTTCCTATGAGATTTTAAAAATACCATCCCAAATGCAGGTAAACTGCCGGAAGATAATAATTTAGGCCATGGATGCGGTTGTAATCGAATGTTACTTCCGGAGCCATAACGAAGTGCTTCGTTAGCCTGAATTCATAACCGGCGCCGCCTCCGATAACGAAACCAAACTTTGATTTCTCGATCGTTGTTATCACGCCGCCAGTTGTGGAACTATCGCTGACCGAACCATTACTAAATCCTCCGCCAAGATTGACGTAGAAATTATCGTATACGAAATATTGCACCTTAGCCTGTTCCTGAACTACATCATAATCGAGGCCATTTTTTCTAGTGAAGAAATAGCTACTATCCCAGTAGATCAAGAGACTTTCATTCAGACCACCGCCCAATCTGAACCTTGCACCGCCAACGACCTGCTTAATGGCGTTGGTCTCGCCGCCCACGGTCGGTCCGAGGCCGATCAAGAAACCCTTACGCGGCGCAAATTCCGTTGC
Encoded proteins:
- a CDS encoding cysteine--tRNA ligase — its product is MKIYNTLTKKIVEFTPIDPPNVNMYVCGITAYDSCHMGHARAAVAFDMVVRYLKFNGYKVKFAKNYTDIDDKIINRANKEGRNWKELAEFYIKEYAEDMAGLGNLRPDIEPRATDHIPEMIATIQKLFDKGLAYQTKSGIYFSVRKFPSYGKLSGKNIEDLESGARVSVDEEKNDPLDFALWKASKPGEPEWASPWGKGRPGWHIECSAMSSKYLGQPFDIHGGGSDLIFPHHENEIAQAEGACDCQFVKYWLHNGFININAEKMSKSLGNFLTIREIRKRHDFEAVRYFLLSSNYRSAIDYTDAAISEAAVAVDRFYEMAARMPKLEAGSKKQEAGKTPPEKELAEALNAAEKKITDFMDDDLNSSGAFGVVFELVRLTNKYLDTACHPEGAKATEGSPDFTRQISSKWHEIAGIFNAIFGIFGSEPQGYQNRRKNIATSSKGVDTAAVETLIADRATARKAKDFASADAIKKQLTDMGVEFKDKPDGTTEWKVKR